The following nucleotide sequence is from Thunnus albacares chromosome 15, fThuAlb1.1, whole genome shotgun sequence.
CTTTCCAGCAGATTGTTACTCACAAACTGCAGATAACTTTGTTGGTCCTGCAGAGCTCTGGGTCACATATTTGgagtttgttttaatgactgaaatatgtgaacatggaaagagaaaaacacgtgttaattactgagctttagaggtgtttgtAGGTGGATTAGACAGagccagtctttatgctaaactaagctagcTTTAACTTCATATTTACCGTTCAGACATGAGCAGTCAATCTGAACTTTTAACACTTTTCCATAATGATGAACTGTTGctttaaaacaaagcaaagctaCTTTTGATTGATTGTCTGCATTCAGAtcatttaatttgaataattcTTACAGCCACAAACtcacatatttcacaaaaatatgtgAGTTTCACTCACGTTTATCTGACGGCGAGGACGGGAGCCTGGAAGGAAGCAGCAACGTTTTCAGATTAAATGTGTGCAgcgtccacatacttttggccaaaCGTATAAAAGCAGTCTGGGTGTGTGTTGAAGTTTCATTAACAGTTTTCACACAGAATGatgagcagagcagcagcctCTGTACAGGTACACCATTTAATAGTTATTATagacattttatatacatttcaaCAGTTGTATTCTGCTATGTGGTACAATCTTTAAAATCTGCTGTTTCATAGTTTGTAAATCAAAAAAACCTTACAAAACTCATCAAAACTCGCAAACTgatcagaacttttttttttccattttttggaagactagaaaaaatacttttattgtattaatcatgcattacacaaacaaaaaaactctttaGTTACACAGTAAGTTGTAGCgtgggtgaaaataaaaacaaacaaaacaaaaaaaaagattttgtttgGAGTCGTGATCGATCGGGAGCCGCTCGCGTTACAAATCcattaagttaaaaaaataaaattaaaactgaatctgtggaataaaaacaaaccacaacGATAAAACGCTCCGTGAGTCCGAGCAGGCCGGGACGTTCAGCCAATCAGCTGGCAGCTTTCCGCTTTCCAATCTTTGCTCCAGGAGGCCTCCGATTGGACGGTTTCTCCTGGAGTTCAAAACGAGACTTAAAAAAGAACCGTCGTGTGATATAAATATGTCATGAAAGTGAGGAGAAAAATCACACAGTGATATGAAGacgatgatgaagatgaagaggaggaggaggaggaggaggaggaggagctgggagCGGCGAGGCCTCGGCTGAGAACCAGGTGGGTCAGGATCCAGGTGAGACTAACGGTGCGTTCAGGTGCTCTCTGACAGTCAAACGTTCTaaactcaaggttcacttacAAGCTTTCTGTGGAGCTTTCAACCGTATGAACACCTGCTCAGGTGTGATCACATAACTCAGATACTCCAGGAACCTTCATGTGCTAAAAGAGACGAAGACGACTGAAGGACGTggtttaaactttttaaaacgTTTTTAAACTGATAAAAGTGTTGAACTGAGTTCTGAGTGGAAACTTCTGccagaaaaaagacaaaaacaagacagacgAGACTGTTCTGACGCCTCTGGATGAATCCTCGTCCGTCTTTATGACACGTTTCCTGCACTTTACTCTGAAAAATATGACgtttctgcttcctgttgacTAGTTTTCTTTTCTaggagaaacaaacaaacaaacaaacagcagctgaacgTCTCCATGTAGCTTCTGTTCACGTCATGTGACTCTTTCTGTATCTCGAGTtgtaaaatagaaacagaagaagaagaagaatcaggAGCTTCTTAAAAACTCAcatgaagaagagagaaaagttcCTGCAGTGAAAAATAAGATTCATTAAACATCTGCAGTCAGTCTGTGTGCTGGAGACGCAACcgttaatcgattaatcgattagttgccaactcaattaatcgccaactattttgataatcaattagtCCAAATCCTCTGAGTGCAGcttattaaatatgaatatttatttagtCTCTAcgacaataaactgaataaaacattttatgttcATCTCGGACTTtgggaaatatttttttaccattttatagatcaaacagcTCAttgattaatccagaaaataacggacagattaatccataaagacaataattatgaataattgCAGCACCAGTTTGTCCAGTAGAAGAGATCAACTGGTTTTCTTTATAACTGGATGATAATAACTGATGATTCTgtcagcttcatatttaatatttgtctAAAAACGTATTGACGGCTGCAGTTAATCATGttcttattgattaattgattgtttgtaaaatgtcagtaaattaaagattcagtttatcatcagaGGATGAAAACTAGAGACTATAACTGTTATAGAAATAATTCATGAttagttttctgttgatcaactaatcaatcaatcgacCGACATGaacaccctcctcttcctcctcctcctcctcttcctcctcctgggCCGGGTCTCGTCTCTCCTCAGCGGCTCCTTCGCCTCCTTTACTTTCTACGTTTCATCAAATCTAAGTGAGATCCAGAAAGCGGACGTCTCCACGTTATCAGACGGAGGTCGGTCGATCCTCATGTGACAGGAAGGCGGAGGCGGGTGGGCGGGGTCTGTGAGAGTGTCATGATGGCAGGATTGGACGGGAAAATGAGGGACCAGAATCCTCATCGGGTGCCGTTAACGAGACGTTTTCCACGAATATAAAAAGGATTATAAAAACTagatttattttacacaaacaaagaaaacttcCACATGTAACTTAACGCCAAGCGTCCGGATCCTTCGCTCGTTACATCTGGTGGCTGAAACGCAGGGCCCTGATTGGCCCACCAGGGGCTGAGGTggagggaggtggggaggggggttaGTATGAACCAATCATCTGCTCCCGTTAGGACAGACGTCCAATCAGCTCAAACcggcagcagaaacagaaaatcttGATTTTCAGACGGTTTTTCTCTCCCAACACGTTTCAGCTTCTTCATTCACGattctttaaaaactgtaaaaaggttaaaacccaacaaatctgttttcttgAAGCTTTGGTTCAGATTTGATTAAAAACTTAAAAGACCACAGTGGATTAAAAATCATCGACAGGTTTCCGTTCTGCTGCCGGTTTCGGCCGGATTCTCGTTTTCTATTCGACTTCGCTGCGGCTGGAAGTCGACGCTTTGAAGGAAAAATCCCCGTCAGACGTTCCGTCCTCTGACGGCTCAGCTCAGGTTTGTTTTCCGGATATTAAAAACAGATTCATTCACCGACACTTTTCCAAAACACGTCTCAACACGTTTACAGCAGAATCTGTGGCGCGTTCACTCCTGATTGGCCGGTGTCGAGTTAAACCCTCcctgttgtgatgtcacagcgtACCATCATCAGAGCTGCGTGACGACTCTGATTATTTCAATGAGAGGTTTTTCCAGCCTTCTACTGAATATTAATGATTGTCAATTGATCTGCTGatattgttttaattatctGATCAACCATGTAGtttataaactaaaaaaaaaatgtgagaaatcgtcttgttttgtttgaccgacagtccaaaaataataaaatattcagtttacagtgaaatCTGAGACGTAGCAGAGTTTCTTTGCTTGATGAATAACTTTAAAGCTTCATCAGTTATTGAACATTGTCTTCGTCAGGGTGTCCTGCAGCCTCGCGGTGCAGATCCAGTTGTTGAGTCGCAGGTGgttcttctctttctgctcATCGTTTCTGTCTGATTCTACGCTGTAAACTCTCCTTTAacggcaaaaaaaaacacctaaatcATCAGTGAAACTGAGCGTTACTTCTGTCAACACACTAATTTACTGTCAGTTTACTAAACTGCTGCAGTTTAagagctgaaataaaaaaaaaagaaaagaagcatAAATCCAAAACTGTGGGGGGGTTtgttgtttcttcctgtttgtttgctgaTTCTGACTCTGAAACCCAAAACCTGATGTTTACAGTCAGGatcaaacagctgctgtgatgtcactgctgcttttcacaagaagaagaagaaacactgacagaaacaaGAACGTCACTGAGCTGATTTGGgggatttttcctttaagtgTGTCGTCTGCTCTGCTAGTGTTAACACgatggggggggtgggggggttgtggggggggggggggggggggggggggggggggggggggggggggtatgtaGTGTCATCAGAGCTACGTCGTTCAGGACTCTGCAGACGGGGGGGGAGATGACATCACAGGACAGGTGAGCTGCTCTGTGTGATGCAGATCTACCTGCAGGGTTTAAAACAACGTTTCCACAACGTTACcgtgtttctgctgctgaacgTCTCTCAGTGTCTTCAGTCAGTGGCAGGGAGAGGAGGACACACCTCTTCacgtacagtgtgtgtgtgtgtgtgtgtgtgtgtgtgtgtgtgtgtgtgtgtgtgtgtgtgtgtgtagtcgtCCAGCGGAGGTCCTGCTCACCTCCAGTCTTTCATTAATATATATTCTTTGTTCAGAGACCTGAACAGACCTGaatcctgtttgtttgtgtttacagaccagcctctctctctctctctctctctctctctctctctctttgtctgtctgtgtctctcgcCCCGCGGCCATcttgctgctcctcctcctcctcctcctcctcctgctgctcctcctggtCTACACGTAGACCCTGGCGAGGGCGTCGGCTCCGGCGGAGGCGATGAAAGCCTTGGAGGGGTGGAAGGCCACGTCGTAGATGGCCTCCTCGCTCTTCTTACGGTGAGCTGTGATCTCCTGGACGCACGTCTTACTGTCCAGGTTCCACAGACGCAGCGAGCAGTCGTGACCTGAGGACGAGGACACGGTGACGGTGTTCAGATGATGATACTCTACATGTTCACTGTGTCTTTGTTGTAAACGAAGGAGAAcaggaaatataaatatataaggAAACTTACTGCCGGACATCAGGTAGATCCCGTTAGGATCCACAGCCAGACTGGTCACTGCGTCCAGGTGAGCCACCATAGCATGGATCACTTTAcctgcacgcacgcacacgcacacgcacacacacacacacacacacacacacacacacacacacacacacacacacacacacacacacagatcagagGTCAGACAGGTGTAGAACAGCAGAACCAGGTCTTCACTTGGTTCATGTGTCTGACGGACGGAGACGGGAGAAAACACCCACCTGACTTGTTATCGTAGAATTTGATGTGTCGGTCTTCGTGAGCGGTGATGGTGACCGGCAGCGTGGGATGACTGACCACCTTATTGATATGATTGGACCCCGGCAGGgctgagagaagaagaggaggaaagaagagaagaagaaaagaggagaagaaggagagaagagatgaggaatgaaagagaaaaaagaggaatatAAATGATTTTTCTACATGTTAGACAGGTGACTTCTTCCTTgttgaacgtgtgtgtgtgtgttcttactgCCTTCTCCCTGCCCCTTCAGCACCAGTGCCTGCTGGGAAGTCTCCAGGTCGTACACCACCACGTCGCCGCTGTTAAAGGACGCCACCATGTGGGCGGGGTCACAACCGTTGAAGTCCACAGCTGTGGGGACGCCGTGctctgcagacacaaacacaaacacacacacacacgtggttAGAAGCTGGACTCAGTGTTCATGTGTAACCGTGGCGTCGTCCTGcgagcggcggcggcggcggcgccTCCTCACCCTTGTTTGAGTTGAAAGTGCTGATGCAGGGGTTCTTCTCCTGCGGGTTCCACAGTTTGACCGTTCCGTCAGCCGAGCAGGACAGCAGGCGGTTCTTGATGCCGCTGTAAGCCAATCCCCACACGGCGTCTGTATGCTCCGCCCACGACCCAGCCAGGACGCTGGGATCTGATTGGACAAGAGGAAAGAATGTAATCttacatgaatgtttttatgagGAACTGTTTCTCACCTTAAAGTGagaaattaaacacatttcaccTGATCTGCtagaatattaaatattataaatattataaatattataaatattaacatttggttttctttgttttgttttttataatcCTGTATTTGATGAGTTGGTTTCATCCCTCCTGTAGCCTTCattcatataaaaacatgttcacTGAGAGGAACTTctccctcagtgtgtgtgtgtgtgtgtgtgtgtgtgtgtgtgtgtgtgtgtgtgtgtgtgtgttgggtttcAGGTGTTGGTTTTTGTGTGGTTTATATTTCACTCCGTCTGTAACTTTCTAAACAGATGTTCTGACTTTCACCAGAGTTTAAACTAAACTCTCTCAGCTTCTCTTTTCATTCTTGACACAAATTTCTCACTTTTTCACGTGAACAACCGCTTGCAGCACTATGTCTGccctctgagagagagagagagagagagagagagagagagagagagagagagagagagagagagagagagagagagagagagagagagagagagagagagagagagacagagagacagagagagacagagagagacagagagagagactgctaTGATGACCTGCTTCTCACTCCTTCAACTGACTGGACAACATGAACCCAAACAAACTGATTGTGCTCAGCTCTAACATCAACACCTcataataacagaaatattgtgatgtgaacattttttacTACATTAAGATGTATACTGGTATTATCATGAACGATGTATGAAACAGCTTAAAATAGCTGAAACAGTAAATTCAGATGGAACTGATCTGGCGACGGGTTCATCTCACACCTGGTTAACTAGTGTTGGTGTGAATTTGTTTCTAACTTTCTTTAATTAATCAGAACTTACAGATGATTAATTTATGAACAACTGAAACTAAACTCAATCAATTTAAATCACAGTTGAATGTAATAAAATCTGCTGTGAGTTGTTGGCCCCGTTTACAGCTGGTGTTAACATCCTGAGTGATCACATGTGATcgatctcacttccccgctctacATAAACACCAACGCCACTTCCCTTCTCAAGAccaaattcattcattattcgTCCAAAGCTGCTCAACTCGTctgataacaggataaatattcaggatataagagagagagagagagagagacagagagagagagagagagacagagagagagagacagagagagagagagagagagacagacagacagagagagagagacagagacagacagagagagagagacagacagagagagagagagagacagacagagagagagagaccgagagagagagacagagagagagagagagagagagatctaaTGTTAGTTAATGTTCTGTCAGCTGTTaaacacagtccaggttcatacagtcaaactgtttggagtaaagcagccgtcatgatgaatcctgagctcatcATGTCCAGCAGCAAAACTACAAACTGTCGTGatttgacaggacagaggaaactatccagctACGTTCAGCTTCTGAAATATGAATGATTTCATTTCTAACTGTGAGTTTGAAGAAGGAAAAGcaggagaaaaacaggaaaacacgtttttaattcacatgaaaaactaaataattagTTCATCCTGTTATCAAACCAGTGGAgcagctttggacggagggtcGTGTGTCTGGTCTGCAGGTAAAATAGAGGATGTCAGctgagtaggcggtccttcaaCGTGGCCCAGGATGCATTGCGTTTACACTGTTGAATGAATGTGGtcacatgcggcccagaccacctcccaatgtggtctgagtgatcggatctcaatccgtcctcaatgtgtcttgggtgtgtttacacctgtatttacaGCTGTTCACTAGTGATCAGATCACCTGAGAcgatgttaataccaggtgtgaacagggccgTAGTGTATCATACTGTCACAAATGCatctgtacatgtacatgtatatgtatatatatatctagaCACATTATCATACACACCTTTACTGAcaggtatatgtgtgtgtgtgtgtgtgtgtgtgtgtgtgtgtgtgtgtgtgtgtgtgtaccgtAGGTGTCGTAGGGGTCGACGTTAGAGCTGGGGATGTTCCACCACTGGATGGTGGAATCGAGGCCTCCACTGAAACACTGTTCACCACTGGAGGTCATCGCCAACGACAACACCGGACCactggagggagacagagagacttttaaaaacaacCTGAATACATAAGAACCCACTCgctattataattattataagtgtgtgtgtgtgtgtgtgtgtgtgtgtgtgtggatacgTACACATGAGCTCTGAATGTGTAGATGGGTTCCACATCAAAAGAGGCACTTCTGGaaaacacaaagtcaaaaaAAACGGCAAGTTTAAGAGTTATTGAACACATCATGTGCATCATTAAACCAGCTTCTCTCCATCATCTGCTACTATCTgtagtttaaagtttaaaaagtcaaagctgAGCTGTGATGATGTGCTGCAGCAGTAAATCCTGagggagggtggggtggggggggggtgggggggggattCTTTAGAGGGATTATGAGCGAGCGGGACACTGATGCGTCTGTTTGCAGAGTCAGAAAATGCTGcgggagagaaaatgagatgCAAATACTTGAGATGTGTCAGTGTGAGGAGGGATTTTCCTCTGAAGCAGAGAGACTCCAGGAACTGCAGGAAACAACATGATGGACTTTTCCTCGGGTCATGTGACATGTAATTATATTCTGCATTCagcaacattttgtttttgttttgatcctCAAGAGAAGAAGCACCAAATACTGTAAGAATATAGTTTTAATTGAACAGtttcctgcagcagcttcacAGTAAAAGTCCTCCGATTGATTCATTCTTCAGTCGGTGTgacatcagaaaactgtgaaaaatgtccatcacaactTCCTGGAGTCTGATGTGACGTCATGAAATgtcaaaacttcaaaaatattccagttatAACGACgtaagacaagaaaaaacagaaaatttatacatttgagaacctggaagcatcaaatatttaatatttgatgcTTGAAAAAGGAAACAGTGTCTGATTAATGTTCTTTCAATCCactaatcaataactgattTGTTTGATCAGACGGCTGCAGCCTCACATCACCTTCAGATAATCAATTAAAAAgcatcttttaacagccagtatgaacatgaggaacATGATGATCAGGCTGATTGATCagtaaaacttttatttaaaacaacCGATCAGATGTGTTGCTGTTagtgttgatgtgtgtttaaTCGTGTCGTGATGGCGGCGTGGCGTACTTTTTGGCGGGGACGGTCTTGGTGAGGTTCCACAGTTTGAGGGTGTGGTCCTCGGACACAGTGACCAGGCAGGGCTCGACGGGGTGGAAGGCCAGCGCTCGCACGCCGTCAAAGTGGCTCCGCAGCGTGTACTTAGGATTCCACGTCTTCCTGAATGAAGACTCCTTATTGGACGGCAGCTGAGGGGGGGCGGGATGATAAATTTGATCAAGATTCATCATCAGATGTCTTAAAGTctcaccgtgtgtgtgtgtgtgtgtgtgtgtgtgagagactcACATCGTAGCTGTAGTCTGATTCGTCGTTGGTGACAGTGAGGTCAGCGAGGTCGCCCAATCCCAGCACGCTCTCCAGGACGTCGTCAGACCCCCCCAACAGGAAGGACTTCCCCCCGCCGGTAGGAAACGGTAGAGGCTCCGCTGCAGAGCACCAGAGGAAACCGTTtcatcaattagttgattattgattaacggtttctgacactttatagcTTGATACTGGTTgtatctgattggctgatgacTGTCCTCCATCTAAAGCCCagcatgtgattggctgagaggaGCTCTAACTGGGATATGTGGCGTACATATCTCACCCCACTCCGTCCCGTCTCCGGAGCTCCGGGCCTCGCCGGCGCCCTCGCCATCCTCGGCCGTCACCAGGAAGTCAAACTCCTTCAACGCTTCCTCTGTGTCAGCGTCGTCCTCCGACGCCAAGCCCTCGTTCCccacctggaggaggaggaggaggaggaagagtagaaacagaggagaggaggaggagtagaaacagaggaggaggaggaagagtagagacagaggaggaggaggaggaagagtagagacagaggaggaggaggaggaggagtagaaacagaggagaggaagaagagtagaaacagaggaggaggagaagaagacacaaaacaggTGAGGAGACGGCAGAGGAGGAGTTAAAACAGTAGAGGAGACAGAATGAGAAGGAGGAGACAAAGTAGGAGAGAGGACGACACGAGAGAGGAGAaggtggtgaggaggaggaagaggagaaagaatgAGGAGTAGAGGAGAAGGTGAGGAGAcgaaagaggaaaagggaaaggAGGGAAAACCCAGCAAGGAAAAGGGATGAAGAGTGAGGAAGTAAAGACatgacagagggagagatggattAGAGAAGAACAGGAGGGAAGTATTTATTTAAACCCAGCTGTGACTAGTGTATAAATAgttactgagtgtgtgtgtgtgtgtgtgagagtgtgtgagagtgtgtgtgagagagtgtgtgagtgtgtgagagtgtgtgagtgagtgtgtgtgtgtgtgagagtgtgtgagagtgtgagagtgtgtgtgagtgtgtgtgtgtgtgagagtgtgagagtgtgtgtgagtgtgtgtgtgtgtgtgagagtgtttgagagtgtgtgtgagtgtgtgtgtgagagtgtgtgtgtgtgtgtgtgagtgtgagtgtgtgagagtgtgtgagtgtgagtgtgtgtgtgagtgtgtgtgagtgtgtgtacctTGGTCTTGTGTTTCTTGGCTCGGTGGTGTTTGTCGGTGCTGATGTCATCCATCAGgtctccctcctcatcctcgtCTTCGTCGCTGTCCTCTGCGTTCTCCAGGAAGTTGAACGTCTCCAGAACGTCACCTGGATTCCTGAatccataaaaacacacacagtcatacgTGACCTCTGTCTGACCTcagcacctgtgtgtgtgtgtgtatgtgtatatgtgtgtgtatgtatgtgtgtgtgtgtgtatgtatgtgtgtgtgtgtgtatgtatgtgtgtgtgtgtgcgtgcgtgcgtgcgttgACCTCTTGCTGTCCTTGCGGCGCTCCGTCCCGTTGATCAGGTGCTGCAGGTTCTTGTTCTCCACGGATCCGTTCTGCTCGGAGCCCGACAGGCCGAGCAGAGAGCGAACCCTCTGAGTACGAACGTCCAGGATGGTGTCTGTGTATCCTACTTCCTGCAGgtacctgaacacacacacacacacgcacacacacacacacacacacacacacacgcacacacacacgcacacacggaTCAATACCTACAGTCCCAGCAGCACTAGCAGCAGATAACAGAATAACATCCTGATCCAACACGCTGGTGTTTTTAGCAGCTAGAAATGTTTCTACTGAGCTGAAAGtagaaacagtaaaaacattagAAACTGTTTGGAGCTTTTTACTGACAGGGAATAATTCTACACACGTTCatctcattatttgacactttggccacgtttaatatgaacatccgacattataacatgatatatacatgactgaaaataagggaAAGCATCGTAGATCCCCTTTAAAACTCTCTAGTCTAGTTTTtgattactttattttattcacttattgtattcatgttgtaaaattacattttatctgTTAATATTAAGTTgatgttatttgttgttgttttttgtatttccat
It contains:
- the strn3 gene encoding striatin-3 isoform X1, with amino-acid sequence MDEQPGGGGGAGAGAPRQPPQQQQQPGSSSGATPPIGGGSGSSGGGGVMVPHQPDELPRPQQQYTIPGILHYIQHEWARFEMERAHWEVERAELQARIAFLQGERKGQENLKNDLVRRIKMLEYALKQERAKYHKLKYGTELNQGEMKMPSFESDTKDSEVSAVPANSQLTWKQGRQLLRQYLQEVGYTDTILDVRTQRVRSLLGLSGSEQNGSVENKNLQHLINGTERRKDSKRNPGDVLETFNFLENAEDSDEDEDEEGDLMDDISTDKHHRAKKHKTKVGNEGLASEDDADTEEALKEFDFLVTAEDGEGAGEARSSGDGTEWGEISEPLPFPTGGGKSFLLGGSDDVLESVLGLGDLADLTVTNDESDYSYDLPSNKESSFRKTWNPKYTLRSHFDGVRALAFHPVEPCLVTVSEDHTLKLWNLTKTVPAKKSASFDVEPIYTFRAHVGPVLSLAMTSSGEQCFSGGLDSTIQWWNIPSSNVDPYDTYDPSVLAGSWAEHTDAVWGLAYSGIKNRLLSCSADGTVKLWNPQEKNPCISTFNSNKEHGVPTAVDFNGCDPAHMVASFNSGDVVVYDLETSQQALVLKGQGEGTLPGSNHINKVVSHPTLPVTITAHEDRHIKFYDNKSGKVIHAMVAHLDAVTSLAVDPNGIYLMSGSHDCSLRLWNLDSKTCVQEITAHRKKSEEAIYDVAFHPSKAFIASAGADALARVYV
- the strn3 gene encoding striatin-3 isoform X2 codes for the protein MDEQPGGGGGAGAGAPRQPPQQQQQPGSSSGATPPIGGGSGSSGGGGVMVPHQPDELPRPQQQYTIPGILHYIQHEWARFEMERAHWEVERAELQARIAFLQGERKGQENLKNDLVRRIKMLEYALKQERAKYHKLKYGTELNQGEMKMPSFESDTKDSEVSAVPANSQLTWKQGRQLLRQYLQEVGYTDTILDVRTQRVRSLLGLSGSEQNGSVENKNLQHLINGTERRKDSKRNPGDVLETFNFLENAEDSDEDEDEEGDLMDDISTDKHHRAKKHKTKVGNEGLASEDDADTEEALKEFDFLVTAEDGEGAGEARSSGDGTEWAEPLPFPTGGGKSFLLGGSDDVLESVLGLGDLADLTVTNDESDYSYDLPSNKESSFRKTWNPKYTLRSHFDGVRALAFHPVEPCLVTVSEDHTLKLWNLTKTVPAKKSASFDVEPIYTFRAHVGPVLSLAMTSSGEQCFSGGLDSTIQWWNIPSSNVDPYDTYDPSVLAGSWAEHTDAVWGLAYSGIKNRLLSCSADGTVKLWNPQEKNPCISTFNSNKEHGVPTAVDFNGCDPAHMVASFNSGDVVVYDLETSQQALVLKGQGEGTLPGSNHINKVVSHPTLPVTITAHEDRHIKFYDNKSGKVIHAMVAHLDAVTSLAVDPNGIYLMSGSHDCSLRLWNLDSKTCVQEITAHRKKSEEAIYDVAFHPSKAFIASAGADALARVYV
- the strn3 gene encoding striatin-3 isoform X3, producing the protein MLEYALKQERAKYHKLKYGTELNQGEMKMPSFESDTKDSEVSAVPANSQLTWKQGRQLLRQYLQEVGYTDTILDVRTQRVRSLLGLSGSEQNGSVENKNLQHLINGTERRKDSKRNPGDVLETFNFLENAEDSDEDEDEEGDLMDDISTDKHHRAKKHKTKVGNEGLASEDDADTEEALKEFDFLVTAEDGEGAGEARSSGDGTEWGEISEPLPFPTGGGKSFLLGGSDDVLESVLGLGDLADLTVTNDESDYSYDLPSNKESSFRKTWNPKYTLRSHFDGVRALAFHPVEPCLVTVSEDHTLKLWNLTKTVPAKKSASFDVEPIYTFRAHVGPVLSLAMTSSGEQCFSGGLDSTIQWWNIPSSNVDPYDTYDPSVLAGSWAEHTDAVWGLAYSGIKNRLLSCSADGTVKLWNPQEKNPCISTFNSNKEHGVPTAVDFNGCDPAHMVASFNSGDVVVYDLETSQQALVLKGQGEGTLPGSNHINKVVSHPTLPVTITAHEDRHIKFYDNKSGKVIHAMVAHLDAVTSLAVDPNGIYLMSGSHDCSLRLWNLDSKTCVQEITAHRKKSEEAIYDVAFHPSKAFIASAGADALARVYV